CTGCATGGTGATCTTGAACTTCTTGACGCTTTAGTTCTTTGCTCATAGCAACCTCATTGTGCAGCTTTAAGTTATTATTTCTCAATTAGTTAGACATTATATTTCTTACTTATTAAGCTTAAAATCCTAATAAATAAAGAAACACCCAAGTTTTGCAAAAGTTATCACTCCATTTATCTATATCAAGACAAAATTAGCTTAAATAGATAGTTTTAATTTATGTTTTGTTTTAAAGGAGGATCTTACCCATTGAAAACTACTGGTTGGGTTATCACATTATATAATTGATTTCAAAATCGTAACTAGGAAAATTCACGAGATTAAATTTTTTTTTCCAGATAACCAACTATTTCTTTGATTATCTCTTGCTAAGCTAAAATAATACTACCATTTAGCAGTTTAAAGCATTGTATTTTAAGATAAATAAATGTTTATAACTTCCACAAGCTAGGCTGCAAATTTTGCCTTTACTGCTAAAAAGTTATTTTCTTGTGAGCCTTTTTATTTAATAACCGTGCGTTACTAATTTGAGAAAGCTAAAAAAGCCAAAATTAAATTTGTTTTTGAATTTTTATATGGAGGACTTATGAAAAAAGTTTATTTTCTTTTAGCAATAGTAGCATTAATTATTTCTGATTTACTAGCAATTAGATTTGTTTTTGCACATGGTATAAACCTAACCGAATTTTGGCAACAAATGTGGGGAACAGAAATATCTACACTTGCAATGACAGACCTGCTATTTTCTTCTTTTATTTTCTGGCTTTACGCAAAAGGTGAGGCGGCGAAATACCAAATAAAAAACCTCTGGATTTATATTGTTTCAACCCTTGGCGTAGGCTTATGCTTTGCTTTACCACTTTTTCTTTATGCACGTGAGCAAAAAAAAGAAGCTCTTGGACAATAAATAAAACCTACTTAATTTCTCCTAAGACTAATGCACTATGTACCGGAATTGTTATTGTTTTATCAATAATTTTTATTTGAGACACAATAGGGTCTTTTCCGGCATTAAATTGATCAGCGTAAATTTGCCAATTACCTTCAGGTATAGTTATTTTTTCTGCTCTTTGGCTAGCATTTAGTATCACTAAAGCACGTTGCCAAGGATCTTTTCTAGTAACATCACTAATTAAATAGGCAATAACACTAGCTGGTAATTGGTAGTTTAAGTCTTGGTCTAAAAATTTTATAGCTTGTTTTATTTCTTCAGCAGTAGTTAAACGAAATATTGGGTGATGTGTGCGTAGCGCGATTAAACCTTGATAATATTGATAAATATCATAGTTAGCAGCTTTTTGTTGCCAACGTATCATATTAATAGCATCAGGTTTATTATAGCTATTTTCATTTCCACCTTTAGAGCGTAAAAATTCTTGGCCGCTTTGAAAAAAAGAGATTCCTTGAGAAGTAAAAAGAATTGCTGCACCAAGACGCGCCATTGCTCGACGATTAGCATCAGTTAAATTACTATCGTCAATAGTTGATATCATCAAACGATCCCAAAAAGTATGGTTATCATGACATTCTACATAATTAAGACCTTCTTGAGGGTTATCAACAAAATCTTGGATTGATCCCATTATTCCAATTTTAATTTTTTCTATGTTAATGCCTTTTTGTATATAACCTTGTTCTCTAGGTTGAAAAACACTTCCCTTTAGAGCATCACGGAAATGATCATTAAATACTGCAAAAGCTTTATTACGCTGTTTTCCTTTGTTTGTAATAGTTATAGGTGTTTCTCCTGCTGACCAAGGTTCACCATAAATTAACAAATTAGGGTCTATTGCTTTAAGCTCTTTTGTTAGTAATTCTATAGTTTCCAAATCAATAAGTCCCATTAAATCAAAGCGAAAGCCATCAACTTTGTACTCTGTCACCCAATATTTAACAGAATCAATGATAAAGCGGCGTGCCATTGGTGCTTCTGATCGAAATTCATTTCCTACACCTGAACCATTCCAATAACTACCATCATTTTTACGTCTGTAATAATAACCGGGTACTAGTCCTTCAAAACTATAAACTCGGTTTTTAATATCTTCCATTGTATGGTTATAGACTACATCTAAAATTACTCGAATACCTTTTTTATGTAGGCTATCAACAAGTTGTTTTAATTCTCTAATAGAGTTTTTTTCTATGCTGTTGCTAGCATAAGAATTTTCTGGACTATTAAAATGAACTGAATCATATCCCCAACCATATTGATCAATGCTTTCCTGATTTTGAAATTCCATAATAGGCATTATTTGTACTGTATTAATGCCTAATTCGATTAAATGATCAAGCCCTGTAGAAATATTAGGTCTTAAGTATAAATGTGTGTTTTCCTCTGTCCAACCCAAATATTTTCCTCGTTGCTCAATCATTGAATCTGGATCTATAGTAAAATCTCTAATATGAGCTTCATAAATTATTGCTTCAGATATTGGAAATTTAGGACGAGCAGCAACCTTAAAATCATCATAAACAACAATTGCCCTTCCATTGTGAGAGGTGACAGCACGAGCATAAGGATCAATAAGTTCTTGTTCAGGATGAAAACCAGGCTCACTCCCAGTAGCCGTAAAAGTATAAAAAAGCCCTAAACAATCTTTAGCTATTTTTACTTCCCAACAACCATCAATATTTTTTGATAAAGAAAAAGATCTGCTTGTCCTTTTATGGGAGTTTGATAAAGGTGCAATACTACTTTTTCTGCTGTAGGAGCAAAGACACGAAAAATAGTAGAATCTTTTGTGTAGAGAGATCCTAAAGGATGCGAGCAAATAAATTTATCGGCTTTGTGTGGCAATTGTTGGTTAGTTTGTGAAAAACTATTAGAAGTATTAAAAACTAAGGATAGAAGCAAGATTATAAAAACCTTTGCTAAATAATTAGGTGTAAATAAATATTTTATCTTCATAAATTTTTTATAGATTCTTTTCTTGCTAGGATCGGTATTTAATACTACATTGATCAGCAACAAAAGCAAGTTGCTAGCCGATAAAACAAAGTTCAACTGTTCATCATAAAATCCAAAAATTTTCCTTTCAGTTTAAGTTAAAGTAATAAGGAGTAGCAATGTCAGTAAAGAGTATTGGGTCTAATATAAATAATACCGAACAAACAAAATTAGAAACTACAAAACCTGCCACAACAACAGAAACCAGTAAAGCTATTGATAGTCAATATATTAAATCTCAACCTATGTTTAATTCTCCTCAACCACTACGCTCAAGACGTAATAGCATGGGAGGAGCGTTTTTACGTAATCAGTTAACAGATCGATTAGCACAAAATACTTCTATTAGCAATTCTTCTACAACAGCAGTACGCGCATTAGAAACAAATGCTTTAGGTAGAGTGGAGTCAATAGGGGTTGTTGATAGACGTGCTACTGCTGCTCCAGCCAATAGCCCAGTAACTTTTGTTTATGATGCAGGCGCACATAAAAATCTTACAAATCTACAATTAAAAGGCAGTTGGAATAAAACTACTGGAGAATTTGACCCATCTTGGGGCAAAGGTGATAGTGTTGCAATGACAAATTTAGGTAATGGTAAATGGTCGGTGACACTAGATTTAGTAGATGATGGTCAACAACATAACTGGGAATGGGGCGTAGTTGCTGATGGGCCAGCAGGCAAAAGTCAATGGGCTGTAATGGGCGAAGGAAATCTTAAATTTTCATTAGGCGAAGATACTAAACAAGTAAGCTATTCACCAACAACTTATCATGAAATGGGTGCGCACAAAGCAGGAAATGATATTAGCTTTAAGTTTTGGGCCCCAAATGCTCAAGATGTCAAAGTCAAAGTTTTTGACCAAAATGGACGCGCTAAACTTATTCCTATGACACAAGATTCTGAGGGAAATTGGTCTGCTAAAGTTGCTGGTGGTTGGAAGAGCATGGAAGGCAAAGCTTACACCTATCAAGTTACTGATTCAGAAGGAAAACTTCTAGAACGTACTGACCCATATGCCCGCCAAATGCAAGGTGAACAAGTTGGAGTAGGTCGACTTTATGTAAATAGCAAAGGCGAACGAGTTAACCAATTCTATATGGAACCAGCTATTTACCAAAAATATAAGTCACAAATTGAAGGGCCAGATCCAGAAGTTTCTCATAATGCTCGCCAAAAAGCTTATGCAGAATCTCGTACTGAACTTGTAAGCTTTGAAATAGACGACCAGCCTAATATTGAGCAAGCCTATTTGGTATTAAAAGATTCTAATGGACATCAATTAACCAAGAACGAACTAATAACACGCTTAGGACAATTTGATTCTAGCTTAATTACTAAGATGAATGGTGGTAAAGATAATAATCTATGGCTTGATAATGTTGATGATAAGGGTCGTATTAAGATGACCAATCAAGCTGGAAGTTGGACAACTTTAGTAAATAACCTGGATAAAATGGTAGGACTTCGCTATGAGTTTCAAGGTTATGAACGTAAACCAAATGGTCAGTTAGGTTTAGTTGGTGATACAAACAATAATGGTAAACTTACAAAAGCAGAATTACAAAAAACACCTTTTAATGATAAATGGGATAATACTATTAGCGCGTCTAGTGGGCGTTCATTTAGAGGTGCAGTAATTAGCGATACTACGCATGCTTGGAAAAATGATAATGCTCCACGGGAAAAAGATCCTAATAAATGGGTAATTTATCAATTCCATGCAGGTAGTTTCTATGGTCAAGGAAATAATGCTAATCGCTCTACTTTTGAAGATGTAATGAATAAATTGGACTACTTTAAGAGCTTAGGAGTCAATACTTTAGAAATGATGCCTGCAAATGAAGTAGAAGGTAATCGTGATTGGGGTTATATGGGTGCTAATAGCCTTGCAGTAGAAAGCTCATATGGTTTTACTGATGAGAATGGAAAGTTTGTATCTGGTAAAGACGCACTTAAGATGTTTATAGATATGGCTCATTCTAAAGGCTTTAACGTTATCAATGACGTTGTTTATAACCATATTGGCGGAGATCATAATGATTTATGGAACAGTGATGGCAAAGAAAACCCATATTTTAATTGGTCAACAGATCCTGATAAATTTGAGCAGAGAAACACTCCTTGGGGAGCAATGCCCGCCTACAATAATCCAAAAGTTAAACAACTATTTGTTGATCATGCAGTAGCACAATTAGAAGAATTTCACTTTGACGGGCTACGTTTTGACTTTACAGAACCAATGAAAGGAACTGGTGGTGTAGATGGTTGGAATATGATGAGAGAAATGAACCGTCAATTACATTTCCTTAAACCAGACACTTTTATTGCAGCAGAACAGTTTGACTATGACCCAACAATTACTAGACCTACTCAAGCCGATGGTACAGGTGGCGGTTTTGATGCTCAGTGGTATACAGAATTTCAACATCGCTTAGTTAGAGATAATGATAAGCCTGGCATCATCCAACAAGCAGCCAATAATCAACGAACTGAAATGGATAAGTTTATGGATATGTTAACTAATCCACGTGGATTAGATAGTTGGTCAAAAGCTGTCACAATGATTTCTAACCATGATGAAGTAGGAAATGCAGAAAGAACCATTGATACTGCTGATGGGACAGCAGGAAATGGTCAAATGCCCCCTCAATGGGCGCGAAATGCTGCACGCTTTGCTGCTGGTATTGGTCTAGCATCCCCAGGTATTCCAATGTTTTTCCAAGGTGATGAATCAATGGCCTCAAACAGCTTTAAGTGGGGCATTCCTTCTACCTGGGATGCTGGCTGGGATTGGCAATCTGTAGGTAAAAACTGGGATTGGAACAACATTAGCTTTAATGATGGGCAACGTCAGCTTTATACTAAACTTTTTGATATGTCTCCAGAAGCACGTGCTAAGGATTCGGGTTTCACAAACCTTTCCATCGCAGATAAACAAGTCTTTAACGATTTAGAAGCAATGAAACCAGAAGAACGCACTACAACGATGAATAATATTTCTCGTCGTCAAATGTTTGAATTTTATAAAGATGCCGTTGCGCTAAGATCTTCAAGCACTGCATTTGAAGCTGATTCCCAAGTAAACCGTATCTATACCCACAATGATAATTCTGTAATGGCATTTTCTCGTAAAGATGGAAATGATGAATATATTATTGTTGCTAGTCTTAACCGTAACAATTTAGAAGGTTATCAAATGCCTCTACCCCCAGGACAATGGAAAGAAGTCCTAAATAGCGATGCTGCTCGTTACGGTGGTAGCAATTTTGGAAACTTTGGAGCAACTCTTAATGGTGGAAATACTCGTGTAAATATTCCTGCTGCTGGTTATGTTGTACTAAAGAAAGCCTAGTTACGTATGTCTGATAAAAAACTTAATTAGATAAAAAAGCTAGTGTAATTGACTTTGCACTAGCTTTTTTATTTTGTGGAATTAAATACAGCGTAAACTAAGTAATCTTATATTCTTAAATCTATCGCCCCGCTGGGGCTTAAGATTAAAATATCAGAAAATTTAGTTTACAGTGTATTAAATTATTTTATTTATTTATTTAATAATGATAAAAAGTCTTTATTAATTTCTTTGGTGGAGTCTTTTAAGGCTTGTTCTACGCTTTTGTCACCTTGCATTGCTAGTTGTAGGGCTGGGCCAACAACTTTTTCTTCTAGTACATCCATTCTAGGAATTTTAGGCGTAGCTTTTGCGGTTTTTAGTTGCTCCATAAAAACTGCTAATTGGGGACGTTCTGACAAATCAATTTTATCAAATGCTTTAATATTAACTGGGATTTGTCCAAGGCTTTCTGACCAGCGAATTTGTACAGATTCCGAAGAAAAATAGCGAAGAAATTCTAGTGCAACAGCAGGATTTTTACAGGTACGAAAAACTACTAAGTTTTGTCCACCAACATTAGAACTAGTTCCGGCTGGCCCGGCTGGAACTAAGCTAACACCAAAATCAATGTTGGAAAATCGCTTTAGATTCCAAGGGCCGGACAATATCATTGCATATTTTCCATTTAAAAAACCTTGTTCAGGGTTAATTGAACCTGTCCGCCAGGCTCCTGCTTCTACGCCATATTTTAAGTAAAGATCTGTCATAAATTGCAAAGCTTGTTGTGCAGGTTGCTCGTCTAAAGTACAGATATATTTACCGTTAGCATCTTTTTTTACAAACTCAGTGCCAAAAGTATTAAAGAAAGGCATTGACCACCAAAGCGAATTAAACATACCAAAACCATATTGTTTTTTATCTTTGATGGTTAAAATTTGTGCATATTTAACAAATTCTTCCCAATCACGAGGGGCGCGGTCAGGATCTAAACCTGCGCTACGTAGTTCTGTTGCTGATTGACGGAAAAGCTCTTTATTCCAAAACAAGGCAACACAATTTGTTTGATCAGGAATACCATAAAGATGTTTTTCCCAAGTTCCATTATCTGCTTTAGTTTCAACAATATTTGAGGCTATTGCTGCTGGAACATATTCTTGTGCTAGCTCGTCAATGGTAGTGTTAAAACTAGGTAAAGTGTCTAGTGGAATGATTGATTTACCATAAGCTAAAGTTAGCGGCCAAGCATTATCAATTCTACAAATATCTGGTGTAGCATTGGCTAAACAAGCATATTTTAGCCTAGGCATCAGTCCATCATAAGGAATACGCTGTAAGTTTAGATGTAAGCTTTTGCCATGCTTTTTGCTATATTCAGTTTGAAAATCCTGAGCAATTTGCTTAAAAACATCATATTCCTGTGGGTTATAAGTAATCCAAATGGTTAATTCATTGGGTTGCTCTCCAGAGCTTAAAACAGAACGACAAGCAGTATTATTAAAAATTATTACCAGTAGCACTATGACAAGAGCTAAAGAGTAAAATTTTTTTTTATAAAAAAAGGATAAAATATTGTATTTCATAGATTTAACTTTTATTCTTTTACTGCTCCGCTTGTCATTCCTTGAACAAAGAAACGTTGGGCGATAACAAATAAAATTGTAATTGGGATAATTGAAAAACATGCTCCTGCCATCATTTGCTCCCAGCGAATATCATATTGACCCTTAAATAGTGATAATCCTACTGGTAAAGTACGATAAGCAGAATCAGGAGTATTAGTAATATACTGCCATAAAAAATTAGACCATTGACCAACAAAAACCAACAAAAATAGCGTTAGCATAATGGGAATTGAAAGCGGAACAACAACTTTAGTAAACAATTGCCATTCACTTGCACCATCAATTTTAGCTGCTTCAAAAAGCGAATCTGGAATTGTTTCGATATATTGGCGTAGCAAATAAAGCCCAAAAATATTAGCAACATGCGGAACTACCATTCCCCAATAACTATTAATCCATCCTATTTTAGTAACAATAGCAAATTGAGGTAGCATAAAAATAAGACCTGGCACTAACATTGTGCCTAAGAAAATACTCCACAAGACTTTTTTGCCAACAAAATTCTTTTTAGCAAAAACATAACCTCCCATAGTGCAAAGAATTACTGTTAACAAACCTGCAAGGGTGGCTACAATTAAACTATTGGCAAAAAATTTTAGAAAAGGAAAATCACGGTTAAAAAGTATTTCAACAAAATTTTGATAAGTGTAAATTTCGCTGATTCCATCCCAAAAACTTCTGGCATAACTAAAACGGTAGCTAAACTCACCTGTCTTTAAGTCTGTTACTTGAGCAGTAAAATAGCCTGCTGAGTCTTTTCTGTAAGGTTAACTTCTTGTCCATCAGCAAGTAAAGCTTTTATAGGTAATTGACCTGATCCTAAAAATCTTAATACTAATGTATTACCTTGGATGTAGGAAGCATTTTTAAGCTTTGTATTGCTTGAGAAAGCTTCTTTAACCAATATTTTAGCTTTAGAGCTATTAGTATCAGGATTGATTACAGCATTTCCATCAGCAATAAATTCATAATCATATTCTCCTGCTGCTACATCATAAAAGTTAATCCAAAAACTACCATGATCATTATTCATTTCAAATAATTGCGTTGGATTAAAACTAATGCGGACTTGGACGGTTTGAGCCGAAGCACTGTAATATTGCAAAGTTACTTGATTAGATTTACCAGCAATCGTCTGATAAGGTGCGGTGATAGCAATTGGTTCTGGTAGAATTTCTAGTTTTAAGGCTTGACCTTGTTGTTTGCAAGCAACCAAAATCATCCAAAGAAGCGGCAATAGCGCAATTAAACAGCCAACAGAAAGCGCGACATAAATAAAAAAATTTTTTAGCGAATACCTTTCCATTTATTTTTCCACTTTCAATAATTTGGCATTAGCAAAAGATATTATTAA
The sequence above is drawn from the Blastocatellia bacterium genome and encodes:
- a CDS encoding carbohydrate ABC transporter permease, which encodes MLTVILCTMGGYVFAKKNFVGKKVLWSIFLGTMLVPGLIFMLPQFAIVTKIGWINSYWGMVVPHVANIFGLYLLRQYIETIPDSLFEAAKIDGASEWQLFTKVVVPLSIPIMLTLFLLVFVGQWSNFLWQYITNTPDSAYRTLPVGLSLFKGQYDIRWEQMMAGACFSIIPITILFVIAQRFFVQGMTSGAVKE
- a CDS encoding extracellular solute-binding protein, whose protein sequence is MLLVIIFNNTACRSVLSSGEQPNELTIWITYNPQEYDVFKQIAQDFQTEYSKKHGKSLHLNLQRIPYDGLMPRLKYACLANATPDICRIDNAWPLTLAYGKSIIPLDTLPSFNTTIDELAQEYVPAAIASNIVETKADNGTWEKHLYGIPDQTNCVALFWNKELFRQSATELRSAGLDPDRAPRDWEEFVKYAQILTIKDKKQYGFGMFNSLWWSMPFFNTFGTEFVKKDANGKYICTLDEQPAQQALQFMTDLYLKYGVEAGAWRTGSINPEQGFLNGKYAMILSGPWNLKRFSNIDFGVSLVPAGPAGTSSNVGGQNLVVFRTCKNPAVALEFLRYFSSESVQIRWSESLGQIPVNIKAFDKIDLSERPQLAVFMEQLKTAKATPKIPRMDVLEEKVVGPALQLAMQGDKSVEQALKDSTKEINKDFLSLLNK
- a CDS encoding alpha amylase C-terminal domain-containing protein, producing MFNSPQPLRSRRNSMGGAFLRNQLTDRLAQNTSISNSSTTAVRALETNALGRVESIGVVDRRATAAPANSPVTFVYDAGAHKNLTNLQLKGSWNKTTGEFDPSWGKGDSVAMTNLGNGKWSVTLDLVDDGQQHNWEWGVVADGPAGKSQWAVMGEGNLKFSLGEDTKQVSYSPTTYHEMGAHKAGNDISFKFWAPNAQDVKVKVFDQNGRAKLIPMTQDSEGNWSAKVAGGWKSMEGKAYTYQVTDSEGKLLERTDPYARQMQGEQVGVGRLYVNSKGERVNQFYMEPAIYQKYKSQIEGPDPEVSHNARQKAYAESRTELVSFEIDDQPNIEQAYLVLKDSNGHQLTKNELITRLGQFDSSLITKMNGGKDNNLWLDNVDDKGRIKMTNQAGSWTTLVNNLDKMVGLRYEFQGYERKPNGQLGLVGDTNNNGKLTKAELQKTPFNDKWDNTISASSGRSFRGAVISDTTHAWKNDNAPREKDPNKWVIYQFHAGSFYGQGNNANRSTFEDVMNKLDYFKSLGVNTLEMMPANEVEGNRDWGYMGANSLAVESSYGFTDENGKFVSGKDALKMFIDMAHSKGFNVINDVVYNHIGGDHNDLWNSDGKENPYFNWSTDPDKFEQRNTPWGAMPAYNNPKVKQLFVDHAVAQLEEFHFDGLRFDFTEPMKGTGGVDGWNMMREMNRQLHFLKPDTFIAAEQFDYDPTITRPTQADGTGGGFDAQWYTEFQHRLVRDNDKPGIIQQAANNQRTEMDKFMDMLTNPRGLDSWSKAVTMISNHDEVGNAERTIDTADGTAGNGQMPPQWARNAARFAAGIGLASPGIPMFFQGDESMASNSFKWGIPSTWDAGWDWQSVGKNWDWNNISFNDGQRQLYTKLFDMSPEARAKDSGFTNLSIADKQVFNDLEAMKPEERTTTMNNISRRQMFEFYKDAVALRSSSTAFEADSQVNRIYTHNDNSVMAFSRKDGNDEYIIVASLNRNNLEGYQMPLPPGQWKEVLNSDAARYGGSNFGNFGATLNGGNTRVNIPAAGYVVLKKA
- the pulA gene encoding type I pullulanase — its product is MLASFRISLHKRFYYFSCLCSYSRKSSIAPLSNSHKRTSRSFSLSKNIDGCWEVKIAKDCLGLFYTFTATGSEPGFHPEQELIDPYARAVTSHNGRAIVVYDDFKVAARPKFPISEAIIYEAHIRDFTIDPDSMIEQRGKYLGWTEENTHLYLRPNISTGLDHLIELGINTVQIMPIMEFQNQESIDQYGWGYDSVHFNSPENSYASNSIEKNSIRELKQLVDSLHKKGIRVILDVVYNHTMEDIKNRVYSFEGLVPGYYYRRKNDGSYWNGSGVGNEFRSEAPMARRFIIDSVKYWVTEYKVDGFRFDLMGLIDLETIELLTKELKAIDPNLLIYGEPWSAGETPITITNKGKQRNKAFAVFNDHFRDALKGSVFQPREQGYIQKGINIEKIKIGIMGSIQDFVDNPQEGLNYVECHDNHTFWDRLMISTIDDSNLTDANRRAMARLGAAILFTSQGISFFQSGQEFLRSKGGNENSYNKPDAINMIRWQQKAANYDIYQYYQGLIALRTHHPIFRLTTAEEIKQAIKFLDQDLNYQLPASVIAYLISDVTRKDPWQRALVILNASQRAEKITIPEGNWQIYADQFNAGKDPIVSQIKIIDKTITIPVHSALVLGEIK
- a CDS encoding DUF2834 domain-containing protein — translated: MKKVYFLLAIVALIISDLLAIRFVFAHGINLTEFWQQMWGTEISTLAMTDLLFSSFIFWLYAKGEAAKYQIKNLWIYIVSTLGVGLCFALPLFLYAREQKKEALGQ